Proteins from a single region of Companilactobacillus farciminis KCTC 3681 = DSM 20184:
- a CDS encoding ATP-dependent DNA helicase: MATKIGIRQLVEFVLRSGDLNETKNSQNTALNGARIHRRLQKQRGKNPDYQSEVYLKTEVTMNDNEYLISGRADGLKITDKSILIEEIKTSDQPFEELSDNTLELYWGQVKVYGYLILKDQPEFDHVTLRLTYFQVSTEKITTDEQVYSREELNAFFKNLIDEYEYWLVLRANLRKERNTTIKELQFPFPKFRTGQHELAAAVYKTILYETRLFVEAPTGTGKTISTMFPAIKAMGEEKIQRLFYLTAKQSTRRVAEEAIELMASKGLKLKSITLTAKDKIRFPEQDVPPEKDPYMIGYYDRLKPALSDLLTNEDSITREVIEKYARKHQVDPFEFSLDASLFCDVIICDYNYLFDPLVYLQRFFIEKDTDNFFLIDEAHNLVSRSRSMYSAQISDQKIAGLLKVAKKINTQPSADFQKQLKKVRRVFNQMKKVLKDDDLTEQITSDVPDKLLNTLSKFNDFMTDWMADQQPSDFLESAKDYFFDSLTFVKIGALYDDTYKTRIVVEDKHLTVKQLCLDPSHFLDKSLNLGLGAVLFSATLSPMDYYQSVLGGKENSLAYQLPSPFPAQNQAIMVTRYVQTTYRQRPFSQDDIVESLHTLVSGKTGNYLCFFPSYGYLKQIETLFEEKYPDISTVMQTSTMDNVARDEFLDKFQDNPDHTLLGFCVLGGIFSEGIDLRGNKLIGVAIVSVGLPGLSVENNLIRDYYDQENGHGFEYAYQMPGMNNVLQAAGRLIRSSHDKGIVLLLDQRFASFRYTQLFPNHWQNRQNLNSLEQLQQAVDKFWKGASNED; this comes from the coding sequence ATGGCGACTAAAATTGGAATTCGGCAATTAGTGGAATTCGTCTTGCGTAGCGGTGATTTGAATGAGACTAAAAATAGTCAAAATACAGCCCTAAATGGTGCACGAATTCATCGTCGATTACAAAAGCAACGTGGTAAGAATCCGGACTATCAAAGTGAAGTTTATTTAAAGACTGAAGTGACGATGAATGATAATGAATATTTGATTTCTGGTCGTGCTGATGGTTTGAAGATTACCGATAAAAGTATCTTGATTGAAGAAATCAAAACTTCTGACCAACCGTTTGAAGAGTTGAGCGATAATACCTTGGAATTGTATTGGGGACAAGTTAAAGTCTATGGCTACTTGATTTTAAAAGATCAGCCGGAATTTGACCATGTGACTTTGCGGTTAACGTATTTTCAAGTTAGCACCGAAAAGATTACGACAGATGAGCAAGTTTATAGTCGTGAAGAATTAAATGCTTTTTTTAAAAATTTAATTGATGAGTATGAATATTGGTTGGTTTTACGCGCTAATTTACGTAAAGAACGTAATACTACAATCAAAGAATTACAGTTTCCTTTTCCCAAATTTCGTACGGGCCAACATGAACTAGCAGCAGCAGTTTATAAAACGATTTTGTATGAGACGAGGTTATTCGTTGAAGCACCGACGGGTACTGGAAAGACGATTTCAACGATGTTTCCGGCTATTAAGGCAATGGGGGAAGAAAAGATTCAACGCCTGTTTTACTTAACAGCTAAACAGAGCACACGACGAGTTGCAGAAGAAGCTATCGAATTGATGGCTAGTAAGGGTTTGAAACTAAAAAGTATTACATTGACGGCAAAAGATAAGATTCGTTTTCCTGAACAAGATGTTCCACCAGAAAAGGATCCATATATGATTGGTTATTATGACCGTTTAAAGCCGGCTTTATCAGATTTGTTGACCAATGAAGATAGTATTACTCGCGAAGTGATTGAGAAATACGCTAGGAAGCACCAAGTTGATCCCTTTGAATTTTCGCTAGATGCTTCGTTGTTTTGTGACGTAATTATTTGCGATTATAACTATTTATTCGATCCATTGGTGTACTTGCAGCGTTTCTTCATCGAAAAGGATACCGACAATTTCTTCTTGATTGATGAAGCACATAACCTTGTCAGTCGTTCTCGTTCGATGTATTCGGCTCAAATCAGCGACCAAAAGATTGCCGGTTTACTAAAAGTGGCCAAGAAGATCAATACGCAGCCGAGTGCTGATTTTCAAAAGCAACTAAAGAAGGTTCGACGAGTCTTCAATCAAATGAAAAAAGTTTTAAAAGATGATGATTTGACGGAACAGATCACTTCAGACGTACCTGATAAATTGTTGAACACTTTGAGTAAATTTAATGATTTTATGACTGATTGGATGGCGGATCAACAGCCTTCAGATTTTCTTGAGAGTGCCAAAGATTACTTCTTTGATAGTTTGACCTTTGTCAAAATTGGAGCGTTATATGACGATACGTATAAGACAAGAATCGTGGTTGAAGATAAACATCTGACTGTTAAGCAATTATGCCTAGATCCAAGTCACTTTTTAGATAAATCTTTGAATTTAGGTTTAGGGGCAGTGCTATTCTCAGCTACCTTATCCCCGATGGACTATTATCAAAGTGTTTTGGGCGGTAAAGAAAATAGTTTGGCATATCAATTGCCATCGCCATTTCCGGCACAAAACCAAGCCATTATGGTCACACGCTACGTTCAGACGACCTATCGACAACGACCTTTTAGCCAAGATGACATCGTTGAAAGTTTGCATACGTTGGTCAGTGGTAAGACGGGTAATTATCTGTGCTTTTTCCCTTCTTACGGCTATCTGAAACAGATTGAAACACTCTTTGAAGAGAAATATCCCGACATTTCGACCGTTATGCAAACTAGTACGATGGACAATGTTGCTCGTGACGAATTTTTAGATAAATTTCAAGATAATCCAGATCACACGCTATTGGGATTCTGTGTTCTTGGAGGAATTTTTTCGGAAGGAATTGACTTACGAGGCAACAAGTTGATTGGCGTAGCAATCGTTAGTGTTGGATTACCCGGACTTAGTGTGGAGAATAATTTGATTCGTGATTACTACGACCAAGAGAATGGACACGGTTTTGAATATGCGTATCAAATGCCGGGAATGAATAACGTTTTGCAGGCCGCAGGTCGACTGATCCGAAGTAGTCATGATAAAGGAATTGTTTTGTTGTTGGATCAGCGTTTTGCTAGTTTCCGTTACACACAACTTTTCCCCAATCATTGGCAAAATCGACAAAATTTAAATTCACTTGAGCAATTGCAACAAGCTGTGGATAAGTTTTGGAAGGGAGCTTCAAATGAAGACTAA